TTGAAACAGAGAGAATCACACAGGATGGTATCATCTTTACTTACCTGGCTGACCAGAAACTGGGTCTGCAGGAAGACAACCGTAAGAAGGTATATGAAAAGATCGATAAGATCACCTTTGATGATGTTAAGAAATTCCATGACGATGAGCTGGCAAATAAGCCATATACTTATTGCGTGGTAGCATCAGACAAACGTGTGAACCTGGACGATCTGAAGAAGTTTGGTGATGTGAAAGTATTGACGCTGGAAGAAGTATTCGGTTACTAATTCCACTCAAAAATATCAACCCTCTGGTGCCTTGTGTGGTGCCGGAGGGTTTTTTATTTACCTTTGCGACGTCAATTTTTTTAACCCGTTGCAATAAAGAGTTGACGCTCAACGTTAAGTAACCAGCTAAATACCCTGTGAAAATGAATCGCTATTGCCTGTTACTATTATTGGTATTACTGTATGTGCCAGTATCGGGATTTAAAACCACAATTAATACTAACATTGACAATGACAGTTATCTTTATTCAGTGAAAGTGAATCCGGGGAATATAGACCCTGACAAGATCTTTCTGCTGATAGACAAAAGTGACTATAGGCTTTACTTATATGAGGATGTGACACTTCGCAAAATCTACAAGGTAGTATTTGGTAATAATGATCAGTCTGATAAGTGCAAAGAAGGTGACCGGTTGACGCCGGAAGGGACATTTCATATTCAGAGCAAAAGACTCGATAAGTTATGGAACCGGTTCATGCTGCTGGACTATCCGAATGAAGCGTCTATGGAGCGTTTTCATCGTTTGCAAACTGAAGGATATCTGCCTTCGGTGGCGACACCGGGTGGTGGCATTGGCATTCATGGCGTAGAGTGGAATTCCGGCATTCGCGACAACTATGTAGAGCAACGTATTAACTGGACGCTGGGTTGTATTAGTATGAAGAATAGTGATGTGAGTGAGTTGTACGAAGTGATCAAAGTGGGTACACCGGTGGTGATCAGAAAATGAGAGCTGCATGTTAGATTGCAGTAAGAGATATTAAATTTGTATTGTTATACAATATAAACATTAGAAGATCTTACAAGCTTTAGGTTAAGCATCGTAGTGACATTAGCAACGTTCTGTGGCTGGTGTCATGAATTAACATAAAGACGGGTATTGGTCTTGTGAAGGCATGCTTCATTCGGGTGAAGCATGCTTTTTTATTTTTTGGTCAGGAAAGTAGTGACTGCATTTTTCCATTTAGGGCCTTCATGTCTGCAAAAAGATTGATGACCAGATCCGGTAAATACGACCAGTTGTTTTTGTGAACTGCCCAGGTGTTTGAAAACGGAATTCGTTTCCTGCCTGGTCACTCTAATATCATGCTCACCCCAGCAAAGTAATACGGGCATTTTCAGCTTTTCTCCCGCTTTTGCAGGTTGGTATCCCGGTCCCCAAAATCCCTGTTCTAAACCGCCCCAAATTGCCAGCAATTGGGAGAGTGGTGTTTCTGGTAAATTGACTGCGCGCATACGACTTTTCACAGCATCGGTAAGGGTTGCGAAGGGACATTCCAGAATCAGCTTTTGGGGCTGCAGGTGATAAGTGGGTACAGCTCTCATAATGGCTGCGGCTCCCATACTCGCTCCCCATAGGATGATCGGTTTGTTATTCTGATTGCTGATATATTCATAAGCAGCTTTTACATCATCTGCTTCTTTGTATCCTACCGTGCAGGTATTGCCTTCGCTATTACCATGACCTCTGAAGTCTGTGAGGAAAGTACTATATCCTAAATGGCGAAACCAGGCAGCTTCTGAAAGGCAAGGACCTTTGTTGCCACCGTAACCATGAAATAATAATACCGTGCCTTTGGAGTTGGGTACAGGGATATACCAGCAGGAGAGGTGCAGGCCATTGGATGTAGGCAGGCTGACGGGAATGTAAGCAGTATCAGGATGAGTTTTAGCAACGGTTTTAGATATGCGTACACCAAAGAAGATGATTTTTAGTTTTCCGATAGCATTCATCTGCTCTGGCTTACGGTTGTCTGATGTACCAGGTGCATAGAAATGAGTGAATTTATAAGCATGAAAGGCAGCGACAATATTGAGCGTGATGAAGAGAATAATCAGGGTACGTTTAAGCAGCTTCATGGGGAACAAGGTATAGGAATTTTTTCTTTAAAACAATGCTTCTGCCACTGGCAGAAGCATTGCTGGGTGTATTATTGCTTTCCTCTTTTGATTTCATCGACTACGTTCGGATCCAGTAGGGTGGAGGTATCGCCCAGGTTCTCCATTTCACCTTCAGCGATCTTGCGGAGAATACGGCGCATGATTTTTCCTGATCTGGTTTTAGGTAATCCACTTACAAACTGGATTTTATCTGGTTTGGCAATAGGGCCAATGATGCGGGATACAGTTTGCAGAATGTCTTTCTTTGTGAGTTCAGGATCATGCACCATTTTTTCTGCAATGACGAAGGCA
This Chitinophaga sancti DNA region includes the following protein-coding sequences:
- a CDS encoding alpha/beta hydrolase yields the protein MKLLKRTLIILFITLNIVAAFHAYKFTHFYAPGTSDNRKPEQMNAIGKLKIIFFGVRISKTVAKTHPDTAYIPVSLPTSNGLHLSCWYIPVPNSKGTVLLFHGYGGNKGPCLSEAAWFRHLGYSTFLTDFRGHGNSEGNTCTVGYKEADDVKAAYEYISNQNNKPIILWGASMGAAAIMRAVPTYHLQPQKLILECPFATLTDAVKSRMRAVNLPETPLSQLLAIWGGLEQGFWGPGYQPAKAGEKLKMPVLLCWGEHDIRVTRQETNSVFKHLGSSQKQLVVFTGSGHQSFCRHEGPKWKNAVTTFLTKK
- a CDS encoding L,D-transpeptidase, whose amino-acid sequence is MNRYCLLLLLVLLYVPVSGFKTTINTNIDNDSYLYSVKVNPGNIDPDKIFLLIDKSDYRLYLYEDVTLRKIYKVVFGNNDQSDKCKEGDRLTPEGTFHIQSKRLDKLWNRFMLLDYPNEASMERFHRLQTEGYLPSVATPGGGIGIHGVEWNSGIRDNYVEQRINWTLGCISMKNSDVSELYEVIKVGTPVVIRK